The following nucleotide sequence is from Fibrobacter sp..
TTGGCGGAATAACCGCAATACGGTTATCCTGCTCTGCATGTTTCCCGTGATTCTTCTCGGGATGGTTCTCCTGGCGATTATGACCCTGGATTTTTTCGGCTGGTTCTGTTGGGACGGAGCCTGCCCGCCGGGTCCTCAGGCCGCCACATTCCACTGGCCTATCATCTGGTACTATTTCAAGGACGCCATGCCCTTCACCCTTAGCATGACGGGGCTCTGGTTCATTATCGCCTACTGCACGAATACCGCCATCATCCGCCACATCACTCATGCGAAGCCGACGGAACGCAAGGACAACCTGCGGGTCTATAATCTGGTGGAAAACCTCTGCATCGCAGGGGGCATCGAAATGCCCCAAATCAACATCGTCGAAGACGACCAGCTGAACGCTTTTGCCAGCGGGGTGGATGTTCCGTCTTTCACAATCACGCTTACGACCGGACTTATAGACAAACTAGATGATGCGGAACTGGCCGCCGTCATTGGGCACGAACTGACCCACATCAAGAATCGGGACACCCGCCTGATGGTGGTATGTATCGTATTCGTCGGGATTTTTGCGGCCATCCGGTCCATGGCCGTGCGAATGCTTATGGGGCTGCTCACCGGGCCCCGCCGCCGCACCACCAACCGCAGCAAAAAAAATGGCGGCGGCGGTGGCGCCATTTTCGGAATCATCCTGTTCTTGGTGGCGCTTATCATATGGAGCACCGTCGGGTATTTCTTCAGCTGGCTTACCCGTATGGCCATTTCCCGCACACGCGAATACGTGGCCGATGCCGGCGGTGCCGAACTCTGTGGAGACCCTTTGGCCCTGGCCTCTGCCCTGCAGAAAATTTCTGACAATCCGGGTCTTGACAATGTCCACCGGGGCGACGTGGCTCAACTCTACATAATACACCCCGACGAGGAATTCGACAACGACATGAAACTCTCGGGCTGGGTGGCCAAGGCGAATACCATGTTCTGCACCCACCCCGACACGCCAGAACGTATCAAAATTCTGAAACAGTTCTAGAGGAAAATGTATATTTCCTTTAGGTGGTGTCTACAGTATGATTTACAATTCGTTGAAATACCTGTGGATGGGAATGGCTTTTTTGTGGATTGTCGGTTGCAATGGCGACGACTCTTACATGTATCGGGATTATTGTGAATCTTATGGATGCAAGCCTTCTACCGAAGTTCTGCAACGGCCTACGTCTTTTGCGCTGGAACTGCAACTGAATGATTCTGCTGATTCGCGTGTGGCAAAACTCTATACGCTGGATTGTGATTTCCTTCCTGGAGAGGATTCGACAGAACTCAGTACGTTCTGCGTCGATAGTCTCAGGTACGGCAAAAGCGATTCCCTAAGGCACTTGCCCCAAAGGAACAAGAAT
It contains:
- a CDS encoding M48 family metallopeptidase, which gives rise to MKYVGLQTQIWRNNRNTVILLCMFPVILLGMVLLAIMTLDFFGWFCWDGACPPGPQAATFHWPIIWYYFKDAMPFTLSMTGLWFIIAYCTNTAIIRHITHAKPTERKDNLRVYNLVENLCIAGGIEMPQINIVEDDQLNAFASGVDVPSFTITLTTGLIDKLDDAELAAVIGHELTHIKNRDTRLMVVCIVFVGIFAAIRSMAVRMLMGLLTGPRRRTTNRSKKNGGGGGAIFGIILFLVALIIWSTVGYFFSWLTRMAISRTREYVADAGGAELCGDPLALASALQKISDNPGLDNVHRGDVAQLYIIHPDEEFDNDMKLSGWVAKANTMFCTHPDTPERIKILKQF